In one Brassica oleracea var. oleracea cultivar TO1000 chromosome C9, BOL, whole genome shotgun sequence genomic region, the following are encoded:
- the LOC106315348 gene encoding zinc finger protein 8-like has product MDPNHPIDVDMLSSESSYASDVSENDSELIEKLKYKCKYCHKRFSKRQALGGHQNAHKMERTITERQNHAMLTSMNQPYPNLHPYTIDGPTNLTVVNNQSQGTDQSWASRGNSYQSVMAPPQLYLSPTSPPPPPFLQAQAQAQPKEPSEDGLSLSLSLKL; this is encoded by the exons ATGGATCCGAATCATCCGATCGATGTCGATATGTTGTCCTCAGAATCAAGTTACGCTAGTGATGTTAGCGAGAATGACTCTGAGTTGATAGAGAAACTGAAGTACAAATGCAAGTATTGTCACAAGAGGTTCTCTAAAAGACAAGCATTGGGTGGTCACCAAAATGCTCACAAGATGGAGAGAACGATCACGGAAAGACAAAACCATGCCATGTTGACGAGTATGAACCAGCCGTATCCAAATCTACACCCTTACACCATTGATGGACCGACCAACTTAACCGTGGTCAACAATCAAAGTCAAGGAACGGACCAAAGTTGGGCCAGTAGAGGGAACTCATACCAATCCGTCATGGCTCCACCTCAACTATATTTGTCCCCAACGTCGCCACCACCACCACCTTT CTTACAAGCTCAAGCTCAAGCTCAACCTAAAGAACCTAGCGAAGATGGCCTTTCACTTTCTCTCTCGCTCAAACTTTGA